The following are encoded in a window of Rubellicoccus peritrichatus genomic DNA:
- a CDS encoding glycosyltransferase family 2 protein translates to MGIEKSLITVVIPVKDDPVNLRLCISRLAGIDQIVVVGSGANDSSRSVAEEKSINYIEFEWDGKFPKKRNWILRNYAFQTDWVLFLDADEYVSKAFFDELNDVLSRTSHVGFWLNYDNYFMGKRLHYGDPSPKLALFRIGAGEYEQINEDSWSHLDMEVHEHPVLVGSVGAIKTPIEHKDYRGLAHWIIKHNDYSDWEANRYLRLLDGGENAWKKLTPRQRTKYRHIVKWWFPFVYFCGVFFYKKGILDGVVGFRLSLMKSWYFYTVRLKILELLK, encoded by the coding sequence ATGGGCATTGAGAAAAGCTTGATCACGGTTGTGATTCCAGTGAAGGACGATCCTGTGAATTTGCGCTTGTGTATATCGAGATTAGCAGGGATCGATCAGATTGTTGTTGTTGGGTCAGGTGCTAATGACAGCTCTAGGTCCGTTGCTGAAGAAAAATCAATTAATTACATTGAGTTCGAGTGGGATGGGAAGTTTCCTAAAAAGAGGAATTGGATACTTCGTAATTATGCTTTTCAAACCGATTGGGTTTTGTTTTTGGATGCAGATGAGTATGTATCTAAAGCTTTTTTTGATGAACTGAATGACGTCTTGTCGAGAACAAGTCATGTCGGCTTTTGGCTTAATTATGATAATTACTTTATGGGAAAACGTCTGCATTATGGTGATCCCTCACCAAAGCTAGCGCTTTTTAGGATTGGAGCAGGTGAGTATGAGCAGATCAACGAGGATTCGTGGTCTCATTTAGATATGGAAGTTCATGAGCACCCAGTGTTGGTGGGGTCTGTTGGTGCTATTAAAACTCCAATTGAGCATAAAGACTATCGTGGACTTGCCCATTGGATTATTAAGCATAATGACTATTCTGATTGGGAAGCTAACCGCTATCTTCGATTATTAGACGGAGGAGAGAATGCATGGAAGAAGCTCACACCTCGGCAGCGAACTAAGTATCGTCATATTGTTAAGTGGTGGTTCCCCTTCGTTTACTTTTGTGGAGTTTTCTTCTATAAAAAAGGCATTCTTGATGGTGTTGTTGGATTTCGTCTTAGTCTGATGAAATCATGGTACTTCTACACGGTTCGCCTCAAGATTTTGGAATTGTTGAAATAG
- a CDS encoding bi-domain-containing oxidoreductase translates to MKQILQNLSSGETLLADVPAPKVRAGHLLIETRASLVSLGTERMLIDFGKANLLDKARQQPEKVKQVLQKIKTDGLMPTIEVVRSKLDAPLPLGYCNVGKIIEVGEGVEGFRVGDQVLSNSSHAEIVCAPKNLCAKLPVGVGPEAAVFGVVGSIALQGIRLLEPTLGETFVVTGLGLIGQLAVQILIASGCRVIGVDFDSEKCRLAEQFGAMPLDLSTGVDPVKAVEAMMNGEGVDGVLITASTKSDEPIHQAAHMCRKRGRIVLVGVVGMKMNRSDFYEKELSFQVSCAYGPGRYDPFYEEKGNDYPQAYVRWTEQRNFKAILGLMESGKLVTDSLVTHRFSFEKAIDAYSHVGKGAVMGIVLNYNTDTGLADAEGDLSGKIVRNVTISKVKACSDKPLQAKVGVIGAGNFTSLVILPALKKTGAQLKSISSGTGVSASHLASKFGFESALTDNDEIFEDPDIDTVFITTRHANHGSLVLRALRAGKHVFVEKPLCIQRSELEEIRSEIVKLSEDQSSKCPLLMVGFNRRFAPLIRKMKSLATNRTDPLSMIFHVNAGPVPRDHWSQLRDEGGGRILGEACHFIDTLRYLTDSKIEKVTSVFARKNKVPIDDVVSINLEFEDGSIGTVHYFANGNKAYSREHLDLYCGEKILRMENFRKLTGYRWPGFRKLKLRRQDKGHATEIAEFISAIETGRSAPIDKEEIFGVTEASFIADAQAFDY, encoded by the coding sequence ATGAAACAAATTCTTCAAAACCTTTCTTCTGGCGAGACACTGCTCGCTGATGTTCCTGCGCCAAAAGTACGTGCTGGTCATTTGCTAATTGAAACAAGGGCTTCTTTGGTTTCTCTTGGGACAGAAAGGATGCTCATCGATTTTGGTAAGGCTAATCTTTTAGACAAGGCGAGGCAGCAGCCAGAGAAAGTTAAACAGGTTCTTCAAAAAATAAAGACTGATGGCCTGATGCCGACAATAGAGGTTGTGCGTTCAAAACTCGACGCTCCTTTGCCGCTAGGATATTGCAATGTCGGGAAAATTATTGAAGTTGGTGAGGGGGTTGAAGGGTTTCGAGTAGGGGACCAGGTGTTGTCTAACAGTAGTCATGCTGAGATCGTATGTGCTCCCAAGAATCTCTGCGCCAAGTTGCCAGTAGGCGTTGGGCCTGAGGCTGCAGTCTTTGGTGTTGTTGGTTCTATTGCACTGCAAGGAATTCGTTTGCTGGAGCCAACATTGGGTGAGACGTTTGTTGTGACTGGATTAGGCTTAATAGGGCAATTGGCAGTCCAAATTTTAATTGCTTCGGGTTGTCGAGTCATCGGAGTTGACTTTGATTCTGAAAAATGCCGACTTGCCGAACAGTTCGGAGCTATGCCATTGGATTTGTCGACAGGTGTTGATCCGGTTAAAGCAGTTGAAGCAATGATGAATGGTGAAGGTGTCGATGGTGTTCTCATTACCGCCTCAACGAAAAGTGATGAGCCTATTCATCAAGCTGCACATATGTGCCGAAAACGTGGGCGTATCGTGCTAGTAGGAGTTGTCGGCATGAAAATGAATCGCTCTGATTTTTATGAGAAAGAGCTGTCCTTTCAGGTTTCATGTGCTTACGGCCCCGGGAGATACGATCCTTTTTATGAGGAAAAAGGTAATGACTATCCTCAGGCTTATGTTCGCTGGACAGAGCAGCGGAACTTTAAGGCGATTCTAGGATTAATGGAATCAGGTAAACTTGTAACTGACTCACTGGTGACTCATCGGTTCTCTTTTGAGAAAGCTATTGATGCATACAGTCATGTCGGTAAGGGGGCAGTGATGGGCATTGTCCTCAATTATAATACCGATACAGGATTGGCTGATGCTGAAGGCGATCTATCCGGTAAGATCGTGAGAAATGTTACAATTAGCAAAGTGAAAGCTTGTTCAGATAAGCCTCTGCAAGCTAAAGTTGGTGTGATCGGAGCAGGTAACTTTACTAGTTTAGTTATATTGCCTGCTCTTAAGAAAACAGGTGCTCAGTTGAAGTCGATATCTTCGGGAACTGGTGTTTCGGCTTCTCATCTTGCTAGTAAATTCGGCTTTGAGTCTGCACTAACAGACAATGATGAGATTTTTGAAGATCCTGATATTGACACAGTATTTATCACAACACGACATGCCAATCATGGTTCACTTGTGCTTCGAGCTCTTCGTGCTGGAAAGCATGTTTTTGTTGAGAAGCCGCTCTGTATCCAGCGCAGTGAACTCGAGGAGATACGCTCTGAGATTGTGAAACTTTCTGAAGACCAGTCAAGTAAGTGTCCACTGCTTATGGTTGGATTTAATCGGCGCTTTGCACCATTGATAAGGAAAATGAAGTCTTTAGCAACTAACAGGACAGATCCACTTTCAATGATCTTTCATGTTAATGCTGGTCCTGTTCCGCGTGATCACTGGTCACAGTTACGTGATGAAGGTGGTGGTCGTATTCTTGGCGAGGCCTGTCATTTTATTGATACGTTGCGGTATCTTACTGACTCTAAAATTGAAAAAGTAACTTCGGTTTTTGCGAGAAAAAATAAGGTACCGATTGATGATGTAGTTTCAATCAATTTAGAGTTTGAGGATGGCTCTATTGGAACTGTTCATTATTTTGCTAATGGGAATAAAGCATATTCAAGAGAACATTTAGATCTCTACTGTGGTGAGAAAATTCTTCGCATGGAGAATTTTCGTAAACTGACGGGCTATCGCTGGCCTGGGTTCAGGAAGTTGAAACTGCGGCGTCAGGATAAAGGGCATGCGACAGAAATTGCTGAGTTTATTAGTGCGATTGAAACTGGTCGTAGCGCCCCGATCGATAAGGAAGAGATTTTTGGTGTAACAGAGGCCAGTTTTATTGCAGATGCTCAGGCTTTCGATTATTAA
- a CDS encoding MBOAT family O-acyltransferase yields the protein MLFNSSDFFVFFGLTVCGFFLIGRFQHRIALGWLVLCSLLFYGWWNPPYLILIVASLVFNYFCGWHIYQKKARMALWLGVSANLLTIAYFKYYDFFLSSAAWVLGNEYRAANIILPLGISFFTFQQIAYLVDAYHKEAGERNFLNYSLFVSFFPQLIAGPIVHHQELLPQFRNSAIFKPQKEAVYTGLTIFFLGLFKKVVVADGVAPYANAVFDHADMGGSVSFFEAWGGALAYTVQLYFDFSGYSDMAIGLACVLNIRLPMNFNSPYRKASIIEFWRSWHMTLSCFLRDYLYIPLGGGRRGGKVRRYGNLMITMLVGGLWHGAAWNFVFWGGLHGLYLLINHAWRNIFPKRDDSFWLFRHVKHAVYWVMTFVAVCVAWVFFRALTFSGAFEIIKGMAGLNGFILPKQIISFIPAADAIPWLQSQGTMVLLGGGSVLGFVEQSAMTVLFLIVALFSANLYEISGRRRALLLMLTFAFTIQRVFFSPAPSEFIYFQF from the coding sequence ATGTTATTTAATTCTTCTGATTTTTTTGTTTTCTTTGGGCTCACTGTTTGCGGTTTCTTTTTGATCGGAAGGTTTCAACACCGTATTGCTCTAGGTTGGCTTGTCCTTTGTTCTTTATTATTTTATGGATGGTGGAATCCTCCATACCTGATCCTTATTGTCGCTTCCCTTGTTTTTAACTATTTTTGCGGATGGCATATATATCAAAAGAAAGCTCGAATGGCGCTATGGCTGGGAGTCAGTGCGAATCTTCTTACTATTGCTTATTTTAAATACTATGATTTTTTCTTATCCTCAGCAGCATGGGTTCTTGGTAATGAGTATCGTGCTGCAAATATTATCCTCCCATTGGGAATATCCTTTTTTACATTTCAGCAGATTGCTTATCTAGTTGATGCGTATCATAAAGAAGCAGGAGAGCGCAATTTCCTTAATTATTCTCTTTTTGTAAGTTTTTTTCCTCAGCTGATTGCAGGACCCATTGTACATCATCAAGAGCTTTTGCCCCAGTTCCGGAATTCAGCTATTTTTAAGCCTCAAAAGGAGGCTGTGTATACTGGACTTACAATTTTTTTCCTTGGTCTGTTTAAGAAGGTTGTAGTTGCAGATGGGGTAGCTCCATATGCAAACGCTGTCTTTGACCATGCTGATATGGGTGGAAGCGTTAGTTTTTTCGAAGCTTGGGGGGGGGCATTAGCCTATACAGTTCAGTTGTATTTTGATTTCTCTGGTTATTCAGATATGGCAATAGGCTTAGCTTGCGTTTTGAACATTCGTCTTCCAATGAACTTCAACTCTCCTTATCGCAAAGCTAGTATTATTGAGTTTTGGAGGTCATGGCATATGACTCTTTCTTGTTTTCTTCGTGATTATCTTTACATTCCTCTTGGTGGTGGGCGTAGGGGAGGAAAGGTTAGGCGCTATGGTAATTTAATGATCACTATGCTTGTGGGTGGGCTTTGGCATGGAGCAGCATGGAACTTTGTTTTTTGGGGTGGGTTACATGGTCTATATTTGCTTATCAATCATGCTTGGCGTAATATTTTCCCTAAGCGTGATGACTCGTTTTGGCTTTTTCGGCATGTGAAGCATGCAGTGTATTGGGTTATGACTTTCGTTGCGGTGTGTGTTGCATGGGTTTTCTTTCGTGCCCTTACTTTTAGTGGCGCATTTGAAATTATCAAGGGTATGGCAGGCTTAAATGGTTTTATTTTGCCGAAGCAAATAATAAGTTTCATTCCTGCAGCTGATGCTATCCCGTGGCTTCAAAGCCAAGGGACAATGGTATTGCTTGGAGGGGGTTCTGTATTGGGCTTTGTGGAGCAATCTGCCATGACGGTTCTTTTTCTAATTGTAGCTCTTTTTTCTGCAAATTTGTATGAAATCAGTGGTCGCCGGCGTGCGCTACTGCTTATGCTGACTTTTGCTTTTACAATTCAGCGGGTATTCTTTAGCCCGGCACCATCTGAATTTATTTACTTTCAGTTCTGA
- a CDS encoding alginate lyase family protein — MEQCLGQPMSWGATGLGKLWDYNLHYFEWLWGLQFEDAKNAIFHWIDKHPFSRNSVGWESYPISLRLMNWLGYWGTVGRWYFEADNFLQEKIWHSVFSQCDWLVRHLEKHLLGNHYFENAVALWIVGSFYEHPSAAKWKSLGSEILNEQLNEQMLYDGMHFERSPMYHSRFVYTLSWLTEIDEALGQFSFGFRDWYTKAIDAAGSVSHPDGKIALFNDSAFDIYPEVECQAQPEGAFSLHDAGYYGFRSSEQDYIIIDAGRVGPDYIPGHAHCDVLSFELSINGNRFITDSGVYNYEVCDSRHYSRSTAAHNTFGPVDHEQAEIWSAFRVGGRPNVEVSDWSPSSGYGFTLKARHDGFERRQCSYARHARRFVFSSDGKLLIEEHFSADDTLEWEGRIHFDPSVTLVEQAKDELFFESHSARMRLAVRGVERISMRKTPYFPKFNVKVERNCFTYFCKAKQGVIQVSMDWGI; from the coding sequence ATGGAGCAGTGCCTGGGGCAACCAATGTCATGGGGGGCGACAGGGTTGGGTAAGTTATGGGACTATAATTTACATTATTTTGAGTGGCTTTGGGGGCTTCAATTTGAAGACGCAAAAAATGCGATTTTTCATTGGATTGATAAGCATCCTTTTTCGAGAAATTCAGTTGGTTGGGAATCATATCCCATCTCTCTCAGGCTTATGAATTGGCTTGGTTATTGGGGCACTGTTGGTAGATGGTATTTTGAGGCAGATAACTTCCTTCAAGAGAAGATTTGGCACTCTGTCTTTAGTCAGTGTGATTGGCTTGTTAGGCATTTGGAAAAACATTTGCTTGGGAATCATTATTTTGAAAATGCAGTCGCTCTGTGGATTGTGGGAAGTTTCTATGAGCATCCTTCTGCCGCAAAGTGGAAGTCGTTGGGTAGTGAAATCCTGAATGAGCAATTAAATGAGCAAATGCTATATGATGGGATGCATTTTGAGCGATCACCAATGTATCATAGTCGTTTTGTCTACACTTTATCGTGGTTGACTGAAATCGATGAAGCTTTGGGGCAGTTTTCTTTTGGTTTTCGAGATTGGTATACTAAGGCAATTGATGCTGCAGGTTCAGTCTCTCATCCAGATGGAAAGATAGCGCTTTTTAATGACAGTGCTTTCGATATTTATCCTGAAGTTGAATGTCAGGCTCAGCCTGAGGGGGCATTTTCACTCCATGATGCAGGGTATTATGGGTTTCGTAGTAGTGAGCAAGACTACATCATAATTGATGCAGGAAGAGTAGGGCCTGATTATATCCCAGGTCATGCTCATTGCGATGTTTTGTCATTTGAGCTGAGTATTAATGGAAATCGATTTATTACTGACAGTGGGGTATATAACTACGAAGTATGCGACTCCAGGCATTATAGCCGATCTACTGCTGCTCATAATACTTTTGGGCCAGTTGACCATGAGCAGGCTGAGATATGGTCAGCTTTCCGCGTCGGAGGGAGGCCAAATGTCGAAGTGTCGGATTGGTCACCAAGCTCAGGTTATGGGTTTACGCTCAAAGCCCGTCATGATGGCTTTGAGAGAAGGCAATGTTCTTATGCCCGGCATGCGAGGCGGTTTGTGTTTTCTAGTGATGGTAAGCTATTAATTGAAGAACATTTCTCAGCAGATGATACATTGGAGTGGGAAGGACGGATTCATTTTGATCCTTCTGTTACTTTGGTTGAGCAAGCAAAAGATGAATTGTTTTTCGAAAGCCATTCAGCAAGAATGCGCTTAGCAGTTCGTGGGGTTGAGAGAATCTCTATGCGCAAGACTCCATACTTCCCTAAGTTCAATGTTAAGGTTGAGCGCAATTGTTTCACTTATTTTTGTAAAGCAAAGCAAGGAGTAATTCAGGTTTCGATGGATTGGGGGATTTGA
- a CDS encoding glycosyltransferase family 4 protein yields the protein MRILYVHQYFSTPSGAAGTRSYEFGKRLVQAGHDVTILCGESSLTRVCGVKKDTAGHFDVEGMQVIQVPISSSNQDSYLKRVLSFSKFSVVSAKFALKLDYELILTSSTPLTVGIPGLVAKVFRRKKFVFEVRDLWPELPRAMGIIRNRLVLSLLSSFEVCCYRAADACIGLSPGIVAGIRAKKAGGEVLEISNGCDLDYFKPGGSSSFPIKGVNDGDFRAVFCGAHGRANGLNAILDAASELKKCQRIDVKLIFIGDGQLKKSLIARAKTEKLENCIFLDPMPKEELAQLMSCADLGLMVLADVEAFHYGTSPNKFFDYIASGLPVLCNYPGWVSDLIAQWDCGVSLPPGDRHAFAEALVQMADNRNRTRLLGKNARKLAESQFDRDVLFQRLRDLLMRL from the coding sequence GTGAGAATTCTATATGTTCATCAGTATTTTTCTACTCCTTCGGGTGCTGCTGGGACACGGTCATATGAGTTTGGTAAGCGCTTAGTACAAGCAGGCCATGATGTGACTATACTTTGTGGTGAATCTAGTTTGACGCGTGTTTGTGGGGTAAAAAAAGATACGGCCGGACATTTTGATGTCGAAGGCATGCAAGTTATTCAAGTACCTATATCTAGTTCTAATCAGGATTCTTATCTGAAGCGTGTTCTTAGTTTTAGTAAGTTCTCTGTGGTTTCCGCTAAGTTCGCCTTAAAACTTGATTATGAGTTGATATTGACCTCTTCGACTCCTTTGACTGTTGGAATCCCCGGACTCGTCGCAAAAGTCTTTCGCCGTAAAAAATTCGTTTTTGAAGTTAGAGATTTGTGGCCTGAACTACCGCGAGCCATGGGGATTATCCGGAACAGGCTTGTTTTGAGCCTTCTCTCTTCTTTTGAAGTATGCTGTTATCGTGCTGCTGATGCATGTATTGGTCTATCTCCTGGGATTGTTGCAGGTATACGAGCCAAAAAAGCTGGAGGAGAAGTCCTTGAGATTTCTAATGGCTGTGATCTCGATTACTTTAAGCCTGGCGGCAGTAGCAGTTTTCCAATCAAGGGTGTGAATGATGGAGATTTTAGGGCAGTTTTTTGTGGGGCACATGGCCGAGCTAATGGGCTTAATGCGATTCTTGACGCTGCCTCTGAATTGAAGAAATGCCAGCGCATAGATGTGAAACTGATCTTTATTGGTGACGGACAATTAAAAAAATCTCTTATTGCTCGTGCAAAAACCGAGAAGCTGGAAAATTGTATATTTTTAGATCCTATGCCTAAAGAAGAATTAGCACAATTAATGTCATGTGCTGATCTTGGGCTTATGGTTTTGGCTGACGTTGAAGCGTTTCATTATGGCACTTCGCCGAACAAATTTTTCGATTACATTGCTAGTGGCCTTCCGGTTCTGTGCAATTACCCAGGGTGGGTCTCTGATCTTATAGCTCAATGGGATTGCGGAGTAAGTCTTCCGCCTGGAGATCGGCATGCTTTTGCGGAAGCTTTAGTTCAGATGGCAGATAATCGAAACAGAACTCGCTTGCTTGGGAAAAATGCTCGAAAACTCGCTGAAAGTCAATTCGACCGTGACGTTCTATTTCAGCGACTGAGAGATTTGTTGATGAGGTTATAG
- a CDS encoding glycosyltransferase family 1 protein — translation MHLIVDASNIRKGGGVTHLQEVLNAVDFKDFGFSKITVWAPMSTLDRINSRHSLVFKSHPYIEQGGGRAYWFRKKFDRYLSNDASLLWAPGGTYIGSFQPYVTMVRNFLPFEEKERDRFKYSKTWLRYLYLRHTQTYSFKHAKGLIQISQKTSEVINSCMDLHGVRQVVIHHGLNERFLAYPRAQRDYSEFSDAEPVRLLYVSPINHYKHQDKLIAAVAKLREKKIPIVVDLVGPAFPAAKKVFNSIADRLDPDREWIHWHGEIPYSEVQAYYQKADIYACMSTCETFGMILLEAMASGLPILCSNRSALPEINGGTSPEVDPEDINAVATELERLILDRELRVSCALAAYERAKTFTWQRCADNTFEFLAECAGRD, via the coding sequence TTACGCATCTTCAGGAGGTTCTCAATGCTGTAGATTTTAAAGATTTTGGCTTTTCGAAAATCACAGTTTGGGCGCCAATGTCGACTCTGGATCGAATTAACAGTAGGCATTCCTTGGTGTTCAAGTCACACCCTTATATTGAGCAAGGAGGTGGACGAGCTTACTGGTTCAGGAAGAAGTTTGATCGGTATTTGAGCAATGATGCTAGTTTGCTTTGGGCTCCGGGTGGAACTTACATTGGGAGTTTCCAGCCTTATGTCACAATGGTTAGGAATTTTCTTCCTTTTGAAGAAAAAGAGCGCGATAGATTTAAATACTCAAAAACATGGTTGCGGTATCTTTACTTGCGCCATACCCAGACGTACAGCTTTAAGCATGCGAAAGGTTTGATTCAGATTAGCCAAAAGACTAGTGAAGTCATCAACTCGTGCATGGATTTGCACGGTGTTAGGCAGGTCGTTATACATCACGGATTGAATGAACGCTTTTTGGCTTATCCTAGGGCGCAGCGAGACTATAGTGAGTTTTCAGATGCTGAACCTGTTCGACTTCTTTATGTCTCTCCTATTAATCATTACAAGCATCAGGATAAATTGATTGCTGCGGTTGCGAAGCTGCGGGAAAAGAAAATTCCTATCGTTGTTGATCTTGTTGGCCCTGCGTTTCCTGCTGCTAAAAAGGTTTTTAATTCCATTGCTGATCGTTTAGACCCAGACAGAGAGTGGATTCATTGGCATGGAGAAATTCCGTATAGTGAGGTGCAGGCTTATTATCAAAAAGCGGATATTTATGCATGTATGTCTACTTGTGAAACGTTCGGTATGATTTTGCTTGAGGCTATGGCATCTGGATTGCCTATTCTGTGTTCAAATCGAAGTGCATTGCCGGAGATTAATGGAGGAACTTCTCCCGAAGTGGACCCTGAAGATATCAATGCTGTTGCAACAGAGCTGGAACGTTTGATTCTTGATCGGGAATTGCGCGTGAGCTGTGCCCTTGCTGCGTACGAAAGGGCAAAGACATTCACTTGGCAGCGTTGTGCAGATAATACCTTCGAGTTTTTGGCTGAGTGTGCTGGGAGAGATTGA
- the wecB gene encoding non-hydrolyzing UDP-N-acetylglucosamine 2-epimerase, giving the protein MKKIIHVVGARPNFMKAAPVYFAIRERSKFQQLLVHTGQHYDERMSKIFFQQLGMPEPDINLEVGSASHAVMTAKIMIAFEEVVLKEKPDLVLVYGDVNSTIACALVAVKLGVKVGHVEAGLRSFDRGMPEELNRILTDSITDYFFTTSPEADDLLVKQGAPAEKVFFVGNGMIDTLVRLLPKAVQPANDVLKVDESRGFALVTLHRPSNVDDATSLKRILDVLQELGKTMQVVFPIHPRTANRIKELELSLSGISTCKPLGYLEFLWLQKNARMVLTDSGGVQEETTYLGVPCLTLRDNTERPVTVTEGTNVLIGSDFKLLQQQIDEIVSGNAKQGRIPDKWDGSAGMRTAELLEQIL; this is encoded by the coding sequence ATGAAGAAAATTATTCATGTAGTCGGAGCGCGGCCTAATTTTATGAAAGCTGCTCCAGTTTATTTTGCTATTCGTGAGCGAAGCAAATTCCAACAGTTGTTGGTTCATACTGGGCAGCATTATGATGAGAGGATGTCCAAGATCTTTTTTCAACAGCTTGGAATGCCGGAGCCCGATATTAATTTGGAAGTTGGCTCAGCGTCACATGCCGTGATGACAGCGAAGATCATGATCGCTTTCGAGGAGGTGGTGTTGAAAGAAAAGCCAGATCTTGTACTGGTTTATGGTGATGTGAACTCTACAATTGCATGTGCTCTGGTTGCAGTGAAATTAGGAGTCAAAGTTGGCCATGTTGAAGCAGGTTTACGTTCATTCGACCGTGGAATGCCAGAAGAGCTGAATCGCATTTTAACCGACTCGATAACTGATTACTTTTTTACTACTTCACCTGAGGCAGATGATTTATTGGTCAAGCAGGGGGCTCCTGCTGAAAAGGTTTTCTTTGTAGGTAATGGAATGATTGATACTTTGGTGAGGCTGTTGCCCAAAGCTGTTCAACCTGCCAATGATGTCTTAAAGGTGGACGAGAGTCGAGGATTTGCTTTAGTCACGCTTCATCGACCTTCCAATGTTGATGATGCCACTTCTCTAAAACGTATCCTAGATGTTTTACAAGAGCTTGGGAAAACAATGCAAGTTGTGTTTCCAATACACCCACGCACTGCTAACAGGATTAAAGAACTTGAGTTGAGCCTTTCTGGAATCTCGACATGTAAGCCACTTGGGTATCTGGAATTTCTATGGCTTCAGAAAAATGCACGTATGGTGCTAACTGATTCAGGAGGTGTTCAGGAGGAGACAACATATCTCGGTGTTCCATGTTTGACATTGCGGGATAATACCGAAAGGCCAGTGACTGTAACTGAAGGCACTAATGTTCTGATCGGTAGCGACTTCAAGTTATTGCAACAGCAGATCGATGAGATTGTTAGTGGAAACGCAAAACAAGGCCGAATCCCTGATAAATGGGACGGAAGTGCAGGAATGAGGACTGCGGAGTTGTTAGAACAAATCCTATAG
- a CDS encoding glycosyltransferase family 4 protein: MKILFLTHYFPPEGNAPASRTYDNCKRWVMAGHDVTVLTCAPNVPNGKVYEGYKNRPWQREEIDGISVIRVWTFIAPNKGAFRRILNYLSYFVAAFFAGLFLPRPDILIATSPQFFCGLAGMLLAKVRRLPRILEIRDIWPESIHAVGAMRKSFLTNMLERLELFMYSSADKIVTVGTGYRDKLLERGVSSENIRVITNGADLNFYSPGRPDADIQARYGLVEKFTAAYVGTIGMAAGLEVALDASRILESEGDDSIRFLLVGDGAEREMLELEVNADSLKHVIFTGRIDKSEVPNLLRTVDVCFIHLRKSDLFKTVLPSKMFEAFAVGRSIILGVDGNAREVLDSANAGIFIEPGNAQELVKAMQVLRNNEKQRSMFEENGLHHVKEFYDRNVLAKDFLKILEETLKEKL; the protein is encoded by the coding sequence ATGAAAATACTTTTTCTTACTCATTATTTCCCTCCTGAAGGAAATGCTCCAGCTTCGAGGACATATGATAATTGTAAGCGTTGGGTTATGGCAGGCCATGATGTCACTGTTTTGACATGTGCCCCAAATGTGCCTAATGGAAAAGTTTATGAAGGCTATAAGAATAGGCCATGGCAACGAGAAGAAATTGATGGGATTTCGGTTATTCGTGTTTGGACTTTCATTGCTCCCAATAAAGGGGCTTTTAGGCGCATATTAAACTATCTGTCCTATTTTGTTGCTGCTTTCTTTGCTGGGCTTTTTTTGCCACGCCCGGATATCCTTATTGCTACATCTCCACAGTTTTTTTGCGGCCTGGCAGGAATGCTATTGGCAAAAGTAAGAAGATTGCCGCGTATTCTGGAAATTCGAGATATTTGGCCTGAGTCAATTCATGCTGTAGGTGCAATGCGTAAGTCTTTTCTGACTAATATGTTGGAACGACTTGAGCTTTTCATGTATTCATCTGCAGATAAAATTGTAACTGTTGGTACCGGATACCGTGATAAGCTTTTAGAACGCGGAGTTTCGAGTGAAAATATTCGTGTTATAACCAATGGTGCTGATTTGAATTTCTATTCACCTGGTCGGCCGGATGCTGATATTCAGGCTCGATATGGTTTAGTTGAAAAATTTACTGCCGCATATGTTGGCACTATCGGTATGGCGGCCGGACTTGAAGTGGCTTTAGATGCGTCGAGGATTCTTGAGTCAGAAGGAGATGATTCTATTCGTTTTCTTTTGGTAGGTGATGGAGCAGAACGGGAGATGCTGGAACTTGAAGTGAATGCAGATAGCCTGAAGCATGTGATCTTCACTGGCCGGATTGATAAATCAGAGGTTCCGAATCTCCTCCGAACAGTTGATGTTTGCTTTATTCATCTTCGGAAATCGGATCTTTTTAAAACAGTGCTTCCATCTAAGATGTTTGAAGCATTTGCTGTAGGCCGCTCAATAATTCTTGGCGTTGATGGTAATGCCCGTGAAGTTCTGGATTCAGCGAATGCTGGAATCTTTATTGAACCAGGAAATGCCCAGGAATTAGTCAAGGCAATGCAGGTGCTGAGAAATAATGAAAAACAGCGCAGTATGTTTGAAGAGAATGGGCTTCATCATGTTAAAGAGTTTTACGATCGAAATGTATTGGCCAAAGATTTTTTGAAAATTCTTGAAGAAACCCTAAAAGAGAAACTTTAG